The Vidua macroura isolate BioBank_ID:100142 chromosome 4, ASM2450914v1, whole genome shotgun sequence genome window below encodes:
- the LSM6 gene encoding U6 snRNA-associated Sm-like protein LSm6, which yields MSLRKQTPSDFLKQIIGRPVVVKLNSGVDYRGVLACLDGYMNIALEQTEEYVNGQLKNKYGDAFIRGNNVLYISTQKRRM from the exons ATGAGTCTACGGAAGCAAACCCCCAGTGACTTCCTAAAACAAATCATTGGAAGGCCAGTTgttgtaaaattaaattctggAGTTGATTATCGAG GTGTCCTGGCTTGCCTGGATGGATATATGAACATAGCTCTGGAGCAGACTGAGGAATATGTAAATGGACAGTTAAAGAACAAGTACGGGGATGCATTTATCCGAGGAAATAATG TGTTGTACATAAGCACCCAGAAGAGGAGGATGTGA